A window from Drosophila kikkawai strain 14028-0561.14 chromosome 2L, DkikHiC1v2, whole genome shotgun sequence encodes these proteins:
- the RpL36A gene encoding large ribosomal subunit protein eL42, which produces MVNVPKQRRTFCKKCKVHKLHKVTQYKKSKERKGAQGRRRYDRKQQGFGGQTKPIFRKKAKTTKKIVLRMECTECKYRKQTPLKRCKHFELGGDKKRKGQMIQF; this is translated from the exons ATG GTGAACGTACCTAAGCAACGTCGCACTTTCTGCAAGAAATGCAAGGTCCACAAGCTGCACAAGGTGACGCAGTACAAGAAGTCCAAGGAGCGCAAGGGTGCTCAGGGCAGGAGGCGTTACGACAGGAAACAGCAGGGTTTCGGAGGTCAGACTAAGCCCATCTTCAGGAAGAAG GCCAAGACCACCAAGAAAATTGTGCTGCGTATGGAATGCACCGAGTGCAAGTACCGCAAGCAGACTCCTCTGAAGCGTTGCAAGCACTTCGAGCTGGGCGGTGACAAGAAGCGCAAGGGACAGATGATCCAGTTCTAG
- the Megf8 gene encoding multiple epidermal growth factor-like domains protein 8, which yields MRKMYALLALTFWTLVLALPLPTEQVHTPQPPPVPCDRSRKVFTEPYGEISDGPSGHNYTQDSHCEWLIKAKNDSQFITLTFHSMGTECSYDYIYVYDGDSFNSTLLGSFSGRTQPQRLVARSGSMLILMYSDTNYVLDGFRASYYISNCLNNCHNHGKCVGHQCVCHGEWVGPDCEDEACPQRCGEGQGRGRCQKSICHCSRGYSGRLCDLSDHPAGSSWRWLATDAEGMTPRAAHTAVYMEDEDALYVFGGYDLNNVISTLQIYRFSTSQWEDEWGIALQSRRHFYHPQKIDHTLLKAVLQHKNEDEAKLWGLNSDVSFFRNILYTLAESNLHQRRTRSSLPLTIVNANSTDEELNEYLEDILEEVTDHKPHGRYGHAADRVPGGFVIFGGKHANGSFYSDLWQYNNTESGGKWKQMAIRSEVKHPAVARHTLNAAGDYLYTFGGSLESGEFSSSVYRIRLPLAEDSQWELVQPRGGKTLDVRLAAHSTVYYKATNSLIVFGGIMTSLARFSKLSDRIFAFQLDQQHWTEILYPRTALRDTNIPRERAFHTATISGNYMIVFGGYTHRHNKDEICYDNQMYWYHLSCHIWINQVVAAEDSLYPKPQGVFAQAAALRRNHTLLIVGGYHGNVNADLFAYELPQVLRVENTLYNPEISCRLHSSHTACLSNPECGWCSADSSCYGRTIGANCTTNLQTTRCPGICPSLGDCHSCLVHGSQWGAKTRNKAAFSVASKLGLNECTWCVQNARCHHRDDNYGICGDSAGWWGDQGTEIRRPSLCTSNDRRPGLTYVKYHYPINYTMPDYVGIVNATMVDFASPPFTTYFEHKLEGEMLARLLGFVRPQHQWNNSAIQVCTSYSSAVLRAGLGLNLDELINVTTQSSNQSYCSNVQLPTTEQPFLIDFQARRRIGGNGIYNAYQKTKMELQHLHNGQLNAFTFEYLEPYYSGDCTQYGNCLHCLTDASCAWCPLTSRCHLRSVNETEVCRETSELGNFHWSYLISQPSQCSNCTNYVSCEACANSGECEWWTEDARCGRIGKTNNSVRAVEQCPRSCRERQGCHECLGERGRCVWCEASSQCFSFSVYTSEYQFGMCREWMDQVVSRQTQEHVGDQKQLQQPLQLQQQQCKSCEQHRNCSSCLRTLSCGWCFDRDNPIEGICMQGDFSYSAGNCSLALNSSSHHDAEWAYAQCPDVDECGLGLHDCHKEAKCTNTQGSYNCHCRRGYTGDGKFSCVRTCYEMCQNGNCSGPPDYTCNCALGWTGADCGLSCGCNNHSTCLERLGKCDQCQSWTEGEKCERCRQGSYGNATAPHGCHPCECNGHGNQDLGICNVNNGECYCKDNTQGLKCDLCAAGYYGDPRDGGQCYYQCESRGILTNIGKSAIGSYQSYRSPWGASLEVKECLWILQPKTLQAEKSLLQLEFQWQSLAMDCDENAVYIYDSLPNLTGATQQNQLLAVVCAPYSSARIIEARSSHVTVHYKQGSERRHFGFNALYSVKNCVAGSCLPPHICDDQLRCVCPAGYVGARCEIEICPSNCNAKRMQGYCDTEYGRCICSNANYAGADCGTLVQRSHLVLTELFNTQLLSESLDHLKKTIPRFGHSVSADRRGSLWMFGGYSPNHGPLNDFRQFDTKNGTWLQVTVESSTPEDRMPLGRYFHASEIYVKKQIIYIFGGISANSQLLNDFWMFSIQNQRWSQIQVEVEPSGGENQAEVPPPLAGHTLTHLRYQEHESLFLLGGLTLNKSRQLELWEFNLDTGRWQQLAAVGARMPVLYGHSTVYHPETNSVYLFGGYSTEPQSNLYALDLQKLSWTELPSFKELNSPASLLPRARYFHSAVSTEHYMILYGGRTQPYNGSDLLIAYVYACNQWVRLTDDVELIGRLPASSYAEDMAIDPDTGVIFVIGGWDGSSTHSHVTRIALPDDICQLWSSSKYQCRHYMGCSYCTIQNTYSYSSHCFSHGRTPCANHNGTLVVNNGAACTDEWMASRNCSSFATCGACLAAWPTHQEVAPVCQWCDECGIRGRCVPSGVDCGWRSAWCTKELSVGVLGLCPLPQCHQLSCESCMLQPQCNWARNELGTVECIARELVEKNQYKLVESCPPPCHSHTNCSSCLSQTPTQDRQDCKWSTMLNSCLTPSSQPLFCAGGVCGLVLEASELERCPEPCHVYTRCSSCLEHAHCGWCAREGHNGDGICTEGALEHKQEHPSGSTCDIIYSSWRNDSQLTHADVVSWHYVSCPLENECINGHHNCDAVSEQCIDLDTAVGYECVCADGYRSERGTCLPVCTQGCVRGNCVSPDQCQCDFGYVGANCSIQCLCNGHSNCESSSRLDICLECHNNTMGEQCEKCQPLFVGNPREGHSCQPCLDYCHGHSDVCVAYDADPAVFNMTRSELERILPEGPAHNATCLRCGNHTDGDRCDSCLRGYFRGSDDLQKECRPCQCHGHGNVCDPVTGEKCNCANNTESDATCTAGGGKNSAQLCWMVQCSKCRDSYAGNPTDGHQCYKQITVESRMCFDAKPIEECKSKPAALKPGQTVFFVIQPRFMNVDIRIIIDVTQGELDVFMSPQDDSFIVETNETTGYHEIFLDNRYNWGPKIKRENPLNVALPRHDNATIQKLFAPERRIGGGLGGGGGERIGANTYYVPQLQDCKSHGGHNFIVKDQYAKDLSTHVTLNHCNTLLRLFGLKNRLVLTLPQHAHNLSATRFFIALRASSGPEPSYGSVVFRQDQLHIDLFVFFSVFFSCFFLFLAVCVIVWKVKQAADLRRARRQHVVEMLHLAKRPFAQIFLASGSLDADSPHPTSSSSSSSTSSARAMRQRARQALLLQEQGAGDSHPIMMHHHHSNRRQSSHIMLVAIEPTCDNLAAVGTVFISLPGRSRAPLSIALGSTLISYSRQYPLNARHFMRAQRAQNVANNPA from the exons ATGCGAAAAATGTACGCGTTGCTGGCCTTGACATTCTGGACGCTCGTGCTGGCGCTACCGCTGCCTACCGAGCAGGTGCACACTCCACAGCCGCCGCCGGTGCCCTGCGATCGCAGTCGCAAGGTCTTCACGGAGCCCTACGGCGAGATTTCGGACGGACCCTCCGGCCACAACTATACGCAGGACTCGCACTGCGAGTGGCTGATCAAGGCGAAAAACGATAGCCAGTTCATCACGCTGACGTTCCATAGCATGGGTACAGAGTGCTCCTACGACTACATTTACGTCTACGATGGAGACTCCTTCAACTCGACGCTCCTGGGCAGCTTCAGCGGGCGAACGCAGCCGCAGCGGCTGGTGGCCCGCAGTGGAAGT ATGCTCATCCTCATGTACAGCGATACGAACTACGTTTTAGATGGCTTTCGCGCCTCCTACTACATATCAAACTGCTTGAACAACTGCCACAATCATGGCAAATGTGTGGGCCACCAGTGCGTCTGTCACGGCGAGTGGGTGGGCCCCGACTGCGAGGACGAGGCCTGCCCCCAGCGCTGTGGCGAGGGCCAGGGACGTGGGCGTTGCCAGAAGAGCATCTGCCACTGTTCGCGGGGATATAGCGGTCGGCTATGCGATCTAAGCGACCATCCGGCGGGCAGCAGTTGGCGCTGGCTGGCCACCGATGCTGAGGGCATGACTCCACGCGCCGCTCACACAGCCGTCTACATGGAGGACGAGGACGCTCTTTACGTGTTCGGCGGCTACGATTTGAATAACGTGATCAGCACACTTCAG ATTTATCGCTTCAGCACCAGCCAGTGGGAGGATGAGTGGGGCATTGCCCTGCAGAGTCGCCGCCACTTCTATCATCCGCAAAAGATCGACCATACGCTTCTCAAGGCAGTGCTCCAACACAAAAACGAGGACGAGGCAAAGCTGTGGGGTCTGAACAGCGACGTTAGCTTCTTTCGGAATATTCTGTACACGCTGGCGGAGTCCAATCTGCATCAGCGCCGGACACGCTCATCCCTGCCGCTGACCATTGTGAATGCCAATTCGACGGATGAAGAACTGAACGAGTATCTCGAGGACATACTGGAGGAGGTGACGGATCACAAGCCCCATGGACGCTATGGACATGCTGCCGATCGGGTGCCGGGCGGATTTGTCATTTTCGGTGGCAAGCATGCCAACGGTAGCTTTTACAGTGATCTCTGGCAGTACAACAACACAGAGAGTGGCGGAAAGTGGAAGCAGATGGCCATCAGGTCGGAAGTGAAGCATCCGGCAGTGGCCAGGCACACGTTGAACGCCGCTGGAGATTACCTCTACACATTCGGCGGAAGTCTGGAGTCGGGTGAGTTTTCCTCCAGCGTTTACCGCATCCGTCTGCCCCTGGCCGAGGACTCGCAGTGGGAGCTAGTGCAGCCGCGGGGTGGGAAAACCCTAGATGTGCGCCTGGCCGCCCACTCCACGGTCTACTACAAGGCCACCAATTCGCTGATTGTGTTTGGCGGGATTATGACCAGCTTGGCGCGCTTCTCCAAGCTCTCGGATCGGATATTCGCCTTTCAGTTGGACCAGCAACACTGGACGGAGATCCTGTACCCGCGGACGGCCCTGCGCGACACCAATATACCCAGGGAGCGGGCCTTTCACACGGCCACCATTTCGGGCAACTACATGATCGTCTTTGGGGGCTACACGCATCGGCACAACAAGGATGAGATTTGCTATGATAACCAGATGTACTGGTACCACCTCAGTTGCCATATCTGGATCAATCAGGTTGTTGCCGCCGAGGATAGCCTCTACCCGAAGCCCCAGGGAGTGTTTGCTCAGGCAGCTGCTCTTCGCAGGAACCACACTCTCCTCATTGTGGGCGGATACCATGGGAATGTGAATGCGGATCTTTTTGCCTACGAATTGCCCCAGGTGCTGCGCGTGGAGAATACGCTGTACAATCCGGAAATCTCCTGCAGACTTCACTCCTCACACACCGCCTGCCTCTCGAATCCCGAGTGTGGCTGGTGCTCGGCGGACAGTAGCTGCTATGGTCGCACCATTGGAGCCAATTGTACCACAAATCTGCAGACAACACGGTGCCCGGGAATCTGTCCTTCGCTTGGGGATTGCCACTCCTGCCTGGTGCACGGCTCGCAATGGGGGGCAAAGACCAGGAACAAGGCCGCCTTCTCGGTGGCCAGTAAGCTGGGCTTGAACGAGTGCACGTGGTGTGTGCAGAATGCCAGATGCCACCACCGGGACGACAACTATGGGATATGCGGAGACAGTGCTGGCTGGTGGGGTGACCAGGGCACCGAGATTCGTCGACCCTCCCTTTGCACCAGCAACGATCGCCGCCCGGGACTCACCTACGTCAAGTACCATTATCCGATCAACTACACCATGCCGGACTATGTGGGCATAGTGAATGCCACCATGGTGGACTTTGCCTCGCCACCGTTTACCACCTACTTTGAGCACAAGCTCGAGGGCGAGATGTTGGCCAGGCTTTTGGGCTTCGTCAGGCCGCAGCATCAGTGGAACAACTCGGCCATCCAGGTCTGTACCAGCTACTCGTCGGCAGTGCTACGCGCTGGCCTGGGTCTCAACCTGGATGAGCTGATCAATGTCACCACGCAGAGCTCGAACCAGAGCTACTGCAGCAACGTCCAGCTGCCCACAACAGAGCAGCCCTTCTTAATCGACTTTCAAGCTCGCCGACGCATCGGGGGCAATGGGATCTACAATGCTTACCAAAAAACCAAGATGGAACTCCAGCATCTGCACAACGGCCAGCTGAACGCCTTTACGTTCGAGTACTTGGAGCCATACTACTCCGGGGACTGCACCCAGTATGGCAACTGCTTGCATTGCCTCACGGATGCCTCCTGCGCCTGGTGTCCTCTCACCAGCCGGTGTCACCTGCGGTCCGTGAACGAGACCGAGGTGTGCCGGGAAACATCTGAACTCGGCAACTTCCACTGGTCCTACCTGATAAGCCAGCCAAGTCAATGCTCCAACTGCACCAACTACGTGAGCTGCGAGGCCTGCGCCAATAGTGGCGAGTGCGAGTGGTGGACAGAGGATGCCCGATGCGGCAGGATCGGCAAGACCAACAATAGCGTGCGGGCTGTGGAACAATGTCCCAGATCTTGCCGAGAGCGGCAGGGATGCCACGAGTGTTTGGGCGAGCGGGGACGATGCGTGTGGTGCGAGGCCAGCTCACAGTGCTTCAGCTTCTCGGTGTATACCAGTGAGTATCAGTTTGGAATGTGTCGCGAGTGGATGGATCAGGTGGTCAGTAGGCAGACGCAGGAGCATGTGGGAGATCAGAAACAGCTCCAGCAACCTCTCCaactacagcagcagcagtgcaaGTCCTGCGAGCAGCATCGGAACTGTTCCTCCTGCCTGCGCACCCTGAGCTGTGGCTGGTGCTTTGACCGCGACAATCCCATTGAGGGCATCTGCATGCAGGGTGACTTTAGCTACAGCGCTGGAAATTGCTCCCTCGCTTTGAATAGTTCCTCCCACCATGATGCAGAGTGGGCGTACGCCCAGTGTCCAGATGTCGACGAGTGCGGGCTGGGCCTGCACGATTGCCACAAGGAGGCCAAGTGCACCAACACCCAGGGCAGCTACAACTGTCACTGTCGTCGGGGCTACACCGGCGACGGCAAGTTCAGCTGCGTTCGGACCTGCTACGAGATGTGTCAGAACGGAAACTGCTCGGGACCGCCGGATTATACTTGCAATTGTGCGCTGGGCTGGACCGGAGCGGATTGTGGCCTCAGTTGTGGCTGCAACAATCACTCGACTTGCCTGGAGCGGTTGGGAAAGTGTGACCAGTGCCAATCGTggacggagggcgaaaagtgcGAGAGATGCCGCCAGGGTAGCTACGGGAATGCCACTGCTCCGCATGGCTGTCATCCGTGCGAGTGCAATGGACATGGCAACCAGGATCTGGGCATCTGCAATGTGAACAATGGCGAGTGCTACTGTAAGGATAATACACAGGGTCTCAAGTGCGATCTGTGTGCCGCCGGCTACTACGGGGATCCCCGAGACGGAGGGCAATGCTATTACCAATGCGAATCAAGGGGCATTCTGACCAATATCGGGAAGAGTGCCATTGGCTCTTACCAATCGTATCGCTCGCCCTGGGGCGCCAGTCTGGAGGTGAAGGAGTGCCTGTGGATATTGCAGCCGAAAACCCTGCAGGCGGAAAAGTCGCTTCTCCAGCTGGAGTTCCAGTGGCAGAGCCTGGCCATGGACTGTGACGAGAATGCCGTGTATATATACGACAGTCTGCCGAATCTGACGGGTGCCACGCAGCAGAATCAACTCCTGGCGGTGGTCTGCGCTCCCTATAGCTCGGCCAGAATTATTGAGGCCCGCTCCAGCCACGTCACCGTTCACTACAAGCAGGGCAGCGAGCGGCGACACTTCGGCTTCAATGCTCTCTACTCCGTGAAGAACTGTGTGGCCGGGAGCTGTCTGCCGCCGCACATCTGCGACGATCAGCTAAGGTGCGTCTGTCCGGCTGGCTATGTGGGCGCCCGCTGCGAGATCGAAATCTGCCCGAGCAACTGCAATGCCAAGCGAATGCAGGGATACTGCGACACGGAATACGGACGCTGCATCTGCAGCAATGCCAATTATGCTGGCGCGGATTGTGGCACCTTGGTTCAGCGCAGCCACCTGGTGCTGACGGAACTCTTCAACACGCAGCTGCTGAGCGAGAGTCTGGATCATCTGAAGAAGACCATACCGCGCTTTGGACACTCAGTTAGTGCAGATCGCCGGGGTTCGCTGTGGATGTTCGGTGGCTATTCGCCCAATCATGGACCGCTCAACGATTTCCGGCAATTCGACACGAAGAACGGCACCTGGCTGCAGGTCACTGTGGAATCTTCCACTCCGGAGGATCGTATGCCACTGGGACGCTACTTTCATGCCTCTGAGATTTATGTGAAAAAGCAAATCATCTACATCTTTGGGGGAATCAGTGCCAATTCGCAGCTTCTCAATGACTTTTGGATGTTCTCGATACAGAATCAGCGTTGGAGTCAGATCCAGGTAGAGGTGGAGCCAAGTGGTGGGGAAAACCAAGCGGAAGTGCCGCCTCCTCTGGCCGGGCATACCCTCACCCACCTGCGGTACCAGGAGCACGAGTCACTGTTCCTGCTTGGGGGTTTAACTTTGAACAAGTCGCGACAGTTAGAGCTGTGGGAATTCAACCTGGACACGGGGCGGTGGCAACAGCTGGCGGCTGTGGGTGCCCGAATGCCAGTGCTCTATGGCCACAGTACTGTCTACCATCCGGAGACGAACAGTGTCTATCTATTTGGCGGCTATTCTACGGAACCGCAAAGCAATCTTTACGCCTTGGATCTGCAGAAGCTGAGCTGGACGGAGCTGCCTAGCTTCAAGGAGCTGAACTCGCCTGCCTCGCTGCTGCCTCGAGCTCGCTACTTCCACTCGGCCGTTAGCACGGAGCACTACATGATCCTCTATGGCGGCAGGACACAACCCTATAATGGATCTGACCTCCTCATAGCCTATGTCTATGCCTGCAATCAGTGGGTGCGTTTAACGGACGATGTGGAGCTCATTGGTCGCCTGCCCGCCTCGAGCTATGCCGAGGACATGGCCATCGATCCGGATACGGGTGTGATCTTTGTCATCGGCGGTTGGGATGGCAGCTCTACGCACAGTCATGTGACCAGGATAGCCCTGCCCGACGACATATGCCAGctgtggagcagcagcaagtaCCAGTGCCGGCACTACATGGGCTGCAGCTACTGTACCATCCAGAACACGTACAGCTACAGCAGCCACTGCTTCAGTCATGGACGCACCCCGTGTGCCAATCACAACGGCACACTGGTGGTCAACAATGGAGCCGCCTGCACGGATGAATGGATGGCCAGCAGGAACTGCTCGAGCTTTGCCACCTGTGGGGCCTGTTTGGCTGCCTGGCCGACGCACCAGGAGGTGGCGCCCGTCTGCCAATGGTGCGACGAGTGCGGCATCCGGGGAAGATGCGTTCCCTCTGGAGTGGACTGTGGCTGGCGGAGTGCCTGGTGCACGAAGGAGCTTAGCGTGGGCGTTCTGGGCCTCTGCCCCCTGCCGCAGTGTCACCAACTGAGCTGTGAGAGCTGTATGCTCCAGCCTCAATGCAACTGGGCCAGGAACGAACTGGGCACTGTAGAGTGCATAGCCCGGGAGCTGGTGGAGAAGAATCAGTACAAGCTGGTGGAGAGCTGCCCCCCGCCCTGTCACAGCCACACGAATTGCAGCAGCTGTCTAAGTCAGACGCCCACGCAGGATCGCCAGGATTGCAAGTGGTCCACCATGCTGAACTCGTGTCTGACGCCCAGTTCCCAGCCCCTGTTCTGCGCCGGCGGCGTCTGTGGCCTGGTTCTGGAAGCCAGCGAGCTGGAACGCTGTCCGGAACCGTGTCACGTTTACACCCGATGCTCCAGCTGTCTGGAGCATGCCCATTGTGGCTGGTGCGCCCGCGAGGGACACAATGGGGACGGCATTTGCACAGAGGGTGCTTTGGAGCACAAGCAGGAGCATCCCTCGGGTTCCACCTGCGATATCATATACTCCAGCTGGCGCAATGATTCCCAGCTGACCCATGCCGATGTCGTGTCCTGGCACTATGTGTCCTGTCCGCTGGAGAACGAGTGCATCAACGGGCATCACAACTGCGATGCTGTGTCGGAGCAGTGCATCGACCTGGACACAGCGGTGGGCTACGAGTGCGTTTGCGCCGACGGCTATCGCTCGGAGCGTGGCACCTGCCTGCCGGTGTGTACTCAGGGATGCGTCCGTGGCAATTGCGTGAGTCCGGACCAGTGCCAGTGTGACTTTGGCTACGTGGGCGCCAACTGCAGCATCCAGTGTTTGTGCAACGGACACTCCAACTGCGAGTCAAGCAGCCGCCTGGACATATGTCTCGAGTGTCACAACAACACGATGGGCGAACAATGTGAGAAGTGTCAGCCGCTCTTCGTGGGCAATCCCCGCGAAGGTCATTCCTGCCAGCCATGCCTGGATTATTGCCACGGCCACAGCGATGTTTGTGTGGCCTACGATGCCGATCCGGCGGTGTTTAATATGACACGCTCAGAGCTTGAGAGGATTCTACCGGAGGGTCCTGCGCATAATGCCACGTGCCTGAGGTGCGGCAATCACACGGACGGAGACCGCTGTGACAGCTGCCTGAGGGGCTATTTCCGCGGCAGCGACGATCTGCAGAAGGAGTGCCGGCCCTGCCAGTGTCATGGCCATGGAAACGTCTGCGATCCCGTCACCGGGGAGAAGTGTAATTGCGCCAACAACACGGAAAGCGATGCCACCTGCACGGCCGGTGGCGGGAAGAACTCGGCGCAGCTCTGTTGGATGGTTCAGTGCTCCAAGTGCCGCGACTCCTATGCCGGCAATCCCACGGATGGTCATCAGTGCTACAAGCAAATCACCGTCGAATCGCGGATGTGCTTCGATGCCAAGCCCATAG AGGAATGTAAATCGAAGCCAGCTGCCCTGAAGCCTGGCCAGACCGTGTTCTTTGTGATCCAACCGCGCTTTATGAACGTGGATATCCGCATCATAATAGACGTGACGCAGGGCGAGTTGGATGTTTTTATGTCGCCGCAGGATGACTCCTTTATAGTGGAAACGAATGAGACGACGGGCTACCACGAGATCTTCCTGGACAATCGCTACAATTGGGGTCCGAAGATCAAGCGAGAGAATCCGCTAAATGTGGCCTTGCCGCGCCACGACAATGCCACGATCCAGAAGCTGTTTGCTCCAGAACGTCGCATTGGTGGCGGCCTtggaggaggcggaggtgaAAGAATCGGAGCCAATACGTACTACGTGCCGCAGTTGCAGGACTGCAAGAGTCATGGGGGTCATAACTTTATAGTGAAGGATCAGTATGCCAAGGATCTGAGTACGCATGTGACCCTCAACCACTGCAACACCCTGCTGCGCCTGTTCGGGCTAAAGAATCGCCTGGTGCTCACCCTGCCGCAGCATGCCCATAATCTGAGCGCCACACGCTTCTTTATCGCGTTGCGGGCTAGCTCGGGCCCAGAGCCCAGCTATGGGTCGGTGGTGTTCCGTCAGGATCAGCTGCACATCGATTTGTTTGTGTTCTTCTCGGTGTTCTTCTCCTGCTTTTTCCTCTTCCTTGCCGTCTGTGTGATCGTGTGGAAGGTGAAGCAGGCGGCGGACCTGAGAAGAGCTCGGCGGCAGCATGTCGTGGAGATGCTGCATTTGGCCAAGCGCCCGTTCGCCCAGATCTTTCTGGCATCGGGCAGCCTGGATGCAGACAGTCCACATCCgacctcttcctcctcctcctcctccacatcTTCGGCCCGAGCTATGCGACAGCGTGCCCGCCAGGCACTCCTTCTGCAGGAGCAAGGAGCCGGTGACTCCCATCCCATTATGATGCATCATCATCACTCGAATCGCCGCCAGAGCTCGCACATCATGCTGGTGGCCATCGAACCGACCTGCGACAACTTGGCGGCTGTTGGCACTGTTTTCATCAGCCTGCCAGGACGCTCGCGAGCTCCCTTGAGCATTGCTTTGGGATCTACACTAATTTCTTACTCCCGACAATATCCCCTTAATGCCCGGCACTTTATGCGCGCCCAGAGGGCCCAAAATGTGGCCAACAACCCGGCATAA